In the Arachis ipaensis cultivar K30076 chromosome B04, Araip1.1, whole genome shotgun sequence genome, TGTCTGACTCGACTTCCTCTCAACATTGATTGTAGCATTTGTCtctgtttttaattttgaaatgtcCATGATTAACGATTTgtatctattttcttttaatgtgcTCTTTTCATTTTTAATGTTCTTACTTACCAATGTCCCTTCTTAAATTTCCGTTGTCTTATTTTCGGTGTTTTTCTTTTGAATCTCAATGTCCTACCATCATCAGCAGTTTGATAGCTATTTTCATAAATAATGGTAAGATTAGGTAACTTATATAAAGAAAATGTGAAAAATTCCAGTATGATGAAGGTTTTTATTACATTGTGATGTTACTTCCGTAAACCTTATTTTTTTAGTCGCTGGAAAATATATGCCAAAACAGTTACTGCTTGGGTACTAGAAGTCTTAAAACCAATACGTAGAGCTTAATCTGGGCATTTACATTCTGTTAAATGAAATATTTCTTTTGCTCGGTTATGGTTAGAATACTAATATATCAAGTTATTCAGGTTGATTCTGTTTCATGCTACTGTAGAGTAGATTCGGGCCTAAAAACAGTTGCTGGGGCAAGGAAATTTGTTCCGGGATCAAAGCTATGTATCCAACCTGACATAAATCCGAATGCACATAGGAGAAAAAACTCACGGAGAGAGAGGACAAGAGTTCAGCCTCCTCTCCTACCTGGCCTCCCTGACGATCTTGCTATTGCTTGTTTGATTCGAGTACCCCGGGTAGAGCACAGGAAACTGCGTTTGGTTTGCAAAAGATGGCACCGCCTCTTGTCTGGAAACTTCTTTTATTCACTGAGAAAAAGTCTTGGAATGGCCGAAGAGTGGGTTTATGTCATCAAAAGAGATCGTGATGGAAGAATTTCATTGCATGCATTTGATCCCACCTACCAACTGTGGCAACCCCTTCCCCCTGTTCCTGTGGAATATTCTGAAGCACTAGGATTTGGCTGTGCAGTTCTTAGCGGTTGTCACTTGTACTTATTTGGTGGAAGGGATCCTCTGAAGGGATCTATGAGACGCGTCATTTTCTATAATGCCCGAACAAATAAATGGCATAGGGCACCAGATATGCTGCGGAAACGTCATCTGTTTGGCTCATGTGTAATAAATAATTGTCTTTATGTGGCTGGTGGTGAATGCGAAGGAATTCAAAGAACTCTTAGGTCTGCTGAAGTTTATGATCCAAATCGGAGTAGGTGGAACTTTATCTCAGAGATGAGCACAGCGATGGTGCCCTTTATTGGCGTTGTTCATAATGGAACATGGTTTCTGAAGGGACTTGGGTCGCGTCGCAATGTCATGTGCGAAGCATATTCCCCTGAAACCGATGCCTGGACTCCAGTTAGTAATGGGATGGTGAATGGCTGGCGTAATCCTAGCATCTCGCTTAATGGACAACTGTATGCACTTGATTGCCAGGATGGGTGCAAGCTCACAGTATATGACACTGCAACAGATTCATGGAAAAAGTTTATTGACAGCAAGCTTCATTTGGGTAGCTCCCGTGCTCTCGATGCTGCTGCACTTGTTTCCCTCAATGGAAAGTTATGCATCATCCGCAACAATATGAGCATCAGTCTAGTCGATGTTTCTAGTCCAAACAGGCAAGTGGAAACAAATCCTCACCTATGGGAAAATATTGCCGGAGAGGGTCACATCAGGACATTAGTTAGAAATTTATGGTCAACTATAGCAGGGCGTGGTGGTTTGAAGAGTCACATTGTTCATTGTCAAGTGCTTCAAGCGTGAGGTTCAAAAGTTCTTTAGTATCACATTTGCTATACTGTTAGCAGAAC is a window encoding:
- the LOC107638459 gene encoding F-box/kelch-repeat protein At1g55270, translated to MNQLVEHSSNAHSHRGYRVQAPLVDSVSCYCRVDSGLKTVAGARKFVPGSKLCIQPDINPNAHRRKNSRRERTRVQPPLLPGLPDDLAIACLIRVPRVEHRKLRLVCKRWHRLLSGNFFYSLRKSLGMAEEWVYVIKRDRDGRISLHAFDPTYQLWQPLPPVPVEYSEALGFGCAVLSGCHLYLFGGRDPLKGSMRRVIFYNARTNKWHRAPDMLRKRHLFGSCVINNCLYVAGGECEGIQRTLRSAEVYDPNRSRWNFISEMSTAMVPFIGVVHNGTWFLKGLGSRRNVMCEAYSPETDAWTPVSNGMVNGWRNPSISLNGQLYALDCQDGCKLTVYDTATDSWKKFIDSKLHLGSSRALDAAALVSLNGKLCIIRNNMSISLVDVSSPNRQVETNPHLWENIAGEGHIRTLVRNLWSTIAGRGGLKSHIVHCQVLQA